The Rhodocytophaga rosea genome has a segment encoding these proteins:
- a CDS encoding PcfJ domain-containing protein, whose translation MGKSNKKMLSRTDRIQLQTKKQVWEHALQQSLVRHNTTNKPLSGWIKQLQQDKLPLQPEYGTSLMVIAGLYNQIAKKELLKRKAFDDLLVQLEKQNCHKLLSEEKYLKGIYYIAQFASYFIQDVNQWKKVSYQPEKQFAHLLRFLFANYPVPLFLDKAWLEAGEETARKWFIDIASGLSVRKLQALPVPLTKRMAHFFLWTPAYWSISGAFRFAQVIALGGDEWLAWHLNATLLGRNNFRNNDFWLTVIRFFVEAPLFDARRLEEVVNYINHQRLAHTGYSLKGRTPDSLLRQVEEWQQQMNQEQNYGGRLNWKPSGFAAFEHETGSGQLVKIFKVRELLSSNELRAEGKSMKHCVYTYVRSCHAGQCSIFSLTADTFSATERLVTIEVDIKRKQIVQAKARLNEKPSEEAMDVMKLWAEKVQLSIAKYIY comes from the coding sequence ATGGGAAAATCCAATAAAAAAATGCTTTCCAGAACGGATCGCATTCAATTGCAAACTAAAAAACAAGTATGGGAGCATGCTTTACAACAATCATTAGTCCGGCACAATACCACAAATAAACCTTTATCCGGATGGATTAAACAATTACAACAAGACAAATTGCCCTTACAACCGGAGTATGGTACCTCATTGATGGTGATCGCAGGTTTATACAACCAGATCGCCAAAAAAGAATTGTTGAAGCGCAAAGCCTTTGATGATTTACTGGTGCAACTGGAGAAGCAGAATTGCCATAAACTATTGTCTGAAGAAAAATACCTGAAAGGCATTTACTATATCGCCCAGTTTGCCTCTTATTTTATACAGGATGTTAACCAGTGGAAAAAAGTAAGTTATCAGCCTGAAAAACAATTTGCCCACCTGCTGCGCTTCTTGTTTGCCAACTATCCGGTGCCGCTTTTCCTGGATAAAGCCTGGCTGGAAGCTGGTGAGGAAACTGCCCGGAAATGGTTTATAGATATTGCCAGTGGCTTGAGTGTGCGAAAATTGCAGGCTTTGCCTGTTCCGCTTACCAAACGGATGGCACATTTCTTTCTCTGGACACCAGCATACTGGAGCATTAGTGGTGCTTTCCGGTTTGCACAGGTCATTGCCCTGGGTGGCGATGAGTGGCTGGCCTGGCACCTGAATGCTACCCTATTAGGGCGAAATAACTTTCGTAACAATGATTTCTGGCTTACAGTAATCCGTTTTTTTGTAGAGGCTCCGCTATTTGATGCCAGGCGATTGGAAGAAGTGGTCAACTATATCAATCACCAGCGGCTGGCTCATACCGGATATTCGCTCAAAGGACGTACGCCTGATTCCTTATTGCGCCAGGTAGAGGAATGGCAACAGCAAATGAACCAGGAACAAAACTATGGCGGCAGACTTAACTGGAAACCTTCTGGTTTTGCCGCTTTCGAGCATGAAACTGGTTCTGGCCAGCTGGTGAAGATATTTAAAGTACGGGAACTGCTTTCCAGCAATGAACTGAGGGCAGAAGGAAAAAGCATGAAACATTGTGTATATACCTATGTTCGGTCCTGCCATGCTGGCCAGTGCTCCATTTTCTCCCTCACTGCGGATACTTTTTCTGCGACCGAAAGATTGGTAACTATCGAAGTAGATATCAAGAGGAAACAGATTGTACAAGCCAAAGCCCGTCTCAACGAAAAACCATCTGAAGAGGCTATGGATGTAATGAAGTTGTGGGCGGAGAAAGTGCAGTTGAGTATTGCCAAATATATATACTAG
- a CDS encoding CAP domain-containing protein gives MFKLFSFLTLLASIPLAFSVDTYAQSTSDKPDQHQLQIQFLEHLIKTQVDSVRKAHGLRHLVNDSILYIAAKDHATYLSAEKDISHFQNSVQKRTPQNRAEFYGAQQYLVGENVLSYSLETTYIATARKMVKGWVNSPGHYKNIITPDYQVTGVAIARHPESGNIIAVQKFAKVLWKYSFTENKQMFNYSTDTEQVYDIKTKQLRAAGDKEKLPWNLQSLDSKASASCAKCAGLLTDRFDILPRFENNQVFAVSTHVKEILKTFKNKHDGIALERVGYEPYHCGNPAYYTNPARRNLNSSLSGEVFEPVYKKELLYRLKQKEKNFYRQKKQRIRQLKKISTKEAKLELEEVKTSTWEPGYWQAFIQKLPATGGDFYTYNFLLIHDGVIHIPLIYTDVCGDLGFSDTLQMVTAFDKPDIQIETIQKSFEFEVPFRRNSITPDTLSMHIIEDSIRNYQIDTVQVEAFSSVEGFENLNSTLHTQRASAIYSHIMSYTDSTTILQVKARENWDLFYKQITTSRFSHWRQWERTKIKEELQKPEVLQVWEKKLDEQRKAKVTIQAHTFVRDTLAYFYKLRKPTFDQATQMQNYLYVLWQQKRITADSIITLKYPYRKEASILLSNQLAFNYQLHASHWTKQEQDRFYNTFQEAVSIVRADERLKYNYLVYVISNWDYLQKERGLPVERMYKLLKQLGNSDDDQMNIARLKALFFVKALPVYYKANTIKRIDEGLETVFDFYSHDSAIVSSKERTMSLARYFVELGDLEHAYTILDNYQKKSPFDKEIHAYFLKVAFTHPYYQKSRAYVKLLIQAKELLSEDEWCDLFIGPCRITFQIFDDEELRDVYCEACADKGNYATSHLK, from the coding sequence ATGTTTAAGCTTTTCTCATTCCTCACGCTACTTGCTAGTATACCCCTGGCGTTTAGTGTAGATACCTATGCCCAGTCTACTTCTGACAAGCCGGATCAACATCAGTTGCAGATACAGTTTCTGGAGCATTTAATAAAAACACAGGTAGACAGTGTGAGAAAAGCGCATGGATTGCGGCACCTGGTGAATGATAGTATCTTATATATAGCCGCAAAAGATCATGCCACGTACCTGTCAGCAGAAAAAGATATTAGTCACTTTCAGAATAGTGTGCAGAAACGTACGCCACAGAACAGAGCCGAGTTCTATGGTGCCCAACAATATCTGGTTGGAGAGAATGTACTTTCATATTCCCTGGAAACTACTTATATCGCAACAGCCAGGAAAATGGTGAAAGGCTGGGTAAACTCACCGGGACATTATAAAAATATAATCACACCAGACTACCAGGTTACCGGGGTGGCCATTGCCAGGCATCCGGAAAGCGGGAATATTATTGCGGTGCAGAAATTTGCTAAAGTGTTATGGAAATATAGCTTCACAGAAAACAAACAGATGTTCAACTACTCCACAGATACAGAGCAGGTATATGACATCAAAACCAAACAACTCAGAGCCGCTGGAGATAAGGAAAAACTTCCCTGGAATTTGCAATCCCTGGACAGTAAAGCCAGTGCCTCTTGTGCCAAATGTGCTGGATTACTTACCGATAGATTCGATATTTTACCCCGGTTTGAAAATAATCAGGTGTTTGCGGTAAGTACGCATGTCAAAGAAATCCTGAAAACATTTAAAAATAAACACGATGGAATCGCCCTGGAACGAGTAGGGTATGAGCCTTACCATTGTGGCAATCCGGCCTATTATACCAATCCTGCCCGGCGAAACCTTAATTCATCTTTATCCGGAGAAGTATTTGAACCGGTGTATAAAAAGGAATTATTATATCGTCTGAAACAAAAGGAGAAAAACTTTTATAGACAGAAAAAACAAAGAATCCGGCAACTGAAGAAAATTTCAACGAAGGAAGCCAAACTAGAACTTGAAGAAGTAAAAACATCAACTTGGGAACCAGGATACTGGCAGGCTTTTATTCAAAAACTTCCGGCAACAGGCGGCGACTTTTATACTTATAATTTCCTGCTGATTCATGATGGGGTAATCCACATCCCTTTAATTTACACCGATGTATGCGGCGACCTTGGTTTTTCTGATACACTTCAGATGGTAACTGCATTTGACAAGCCTGATATTCAGATTGAAACCATCCAGAAAAGTTTTGAATTTGAAGTGCCCTTCCGCAGAAATAGTATCACACCAGATACACTTTCCATGCATATCATTGAAGATTCGATCCGGAATTACCAGATAGATACCGTGCAGGTAGAGGCTTTTTCGTCTGTAGAGGGATTTGAAAACTTGAATTCAACGCTTCATACCCAACGGGCTTCTGCCATTTATTCCCACATCATGTCTTATACAGACAGCACAACCATTTTACAGGTAAAAGCCAGAGAAAACTGGGACTTATTTTACAAGCAAATTACTACTTCCAGATTTTCGCACTGGCGGCAGTGGGAGCGAACTAAAATCAAGGAAGAACTGCAAAAACCCGAAGTACTGCAGGTGTGGGAGAAAAAACTGGACGAACAACGGAAGGCGAAAGTTACCATACAGGCGCATACGTTTGTTAGAGATACACTGGCCTATTTCTACAAACTCCGTAAACCCACCTTTGATCAGGCTACGCAGATGCAGAATTATTTATATGTGTTGTGGCAACAGAAGCGCATCACTGCCGACTCAATAATCACTTTAAAATATCCGTATCGCAAAGAGGCTAGTATTCTTCTCTCCAATCAACTGGCTTTTAATTACCAGTTACATGCCTCCCATTGGACCAAACAAGAGCAGGATAGGTTTTACAACACATTTCAGGAAGCAGTTAGTATCGTTAGAGCAGATGAGCGGTTAAAATACAATTACCTGGTATATGTGATTTCCAACTGGGATTATCTGCAAAAGGAGAGAGGCCTGCCAGTTGAAAGAATGTATAAGCTGTTGAAACAACTTGGAAACTCAGACGATGACCAGATGAACATAGCGAGATTGAAGGCGTTGTTTTTTGTGAAAGCCCTGCCGGTATACTACAAAGCCAATACTATAAAGCGCATAGATGAAGGATTAGAAACTGTGTTCGATTTCTATAGCCATGATTCTGCGATTGTTTCCAGTAAAGAGCGTACGATGAGTTTAGCCAGGTATTTTGTTGAACTTGGCGACCTGGAACATGCCTACACCATTCTGGATAACTATCAGAAAAAGTCACCTTTTGATAAGGAGATACATGCCTACTTTTTAAAGGTAGCTTTTACTCATCCTTATTACCAGAAGAGCCGGGCATATGTGAAATTGCTCATCCAAGCCAAGGAATTACTTTCTGAAGATGAATGGTGTGATCTCTTTATCGGTCCTTGTAGAATTACGTTCCAGATTTTTGATGACGAAGAACTCAGAGATGTCTATTGCGAAGCCTGCGCAGACAAGGGTAATTACGCTACTTCTCATTTGAAATAA
- a CDS encoding PVC-type heme-binding CxxCH protein: MFNKLPHYPLNYSSLLCLCVLPIMLAGCKKSAVPKTEAEEKALASFQLEPGFKIELLASEPLISDPVAMEIDEYGRLYVVEMHGYPLDKSGSGKIKLLTDTDGDGKMDESTIFAENLTLPTGIMRWKKGVLITDPPHVWYLEDTNNDGKADIKKSILEGFALSNPQHNVNNPLYGLDNWIYLGHEAEVTAKVYTKEFGDTGKDIIYTDKPNGPRLPDNAQGRGVRFKPDSFGLEMTSSDTQFGHTFDAWGNWFLVTNYNHVFHEVIAASYLMRNPDLLISDATQSLSDHANAAEVFPITQNPQHQLLTDLGVITSACGINYYQGGAFPPGFDSVTFVAEPVSNLIHADRIQPKGASFTASRLRPKQEFLASTDAWFRPVNLYTGPDGAMYVVDYYRQIIEHPEWMAEDVVKSGALYNGTDKGRIYRISKRDAKPADWTKGLSLGDATDDQLIEYLASSNIWWRRNAQRLLIDRGSKNTITALTKMAQQASSPLGRLHALWTLEGMGELQSELITKALQDAVHGVRVNAIKLAELHLETTPTLAEPLVAMQTDTDAKVRYQLLCTLGFINTPEADQARQKLLFRDINDNWVQIAALSAPASQQSGLLDAVLKQFNPDNPAHASLVSRLSAMAGASQKAERIHPLIEKATAPMGEKASIWQASILEGLAKGLKSKETKAGFWQEEKKLLTKTCVNHPSIGVRKGSLAMLKVIGLPEKAQTQMAMQQALKQAGNHQLPEEERAQAILFLSLINPEPYFSFLTTCISPEEPLPVQSAALEAMSTIPGQKVGHYVIEQWTSLTPDMRDMAINTFMSDPERIQLLLDALEKGQIQSSSLGWRRSVHLMSYEDEKLRNRARMLLTKQDSSKPEVISQYQAALTMTGKAEQGKLVFQKNCTVCHQMEGNGTAFGPELSSIKNRPPASIMNDILNPNASIADGYDLWTVELKNGESLQGIIATETPTAITLRNAGGQENTVARQDIKSLTALTISAMPAGLEKQINQQDMADLLAYIRQIK, encoded by the coding sequence ATGTTTAACAAACTACCCCACTATCCACTAAACTATTCGTCCTTACTCTGCCTTTGTGTGCTACCTATTATGCTGGCAGGCTGTAAAAAGTCAGCTGTTCCTAAAACTGAAGCAGAGGAAAAAGCACTGGCAAGCTTTCAGTTGGAACCTGGCTTTAAAATAGAATTACTTGCCAGTGAACCGCTCATTTCTGATCCGGTGGCGATGGAAATAGATGAGTATGGGCGGCTCTATGTGGTAGAAATGCATGGCTATCCGCTCGATAAAAGCGGCTCTGGAAAGATCAAATTGCTGACCGATACAGATGGCGATGGAAAAATGGATGAAAGCACCATCTTTGCTGAAAACCTCACGCTTCCCACTGGTATTATGCGCTGGAAGAAAGGTGTACTCATTACTGATCCTCCGCATGTGTGGTATTTGGAAGACACCAATAACGACGGCAAGGCAGACATTAAAAAAAGTATCCTCGAAGGATTTGCCCTGTCTAATCCACAACATAATGTGAATAATCCGCTCTATGGCCTTGACAACTGGATCTACCTGGGCCATGAAGCTGAAGTAACGGCAAAAGTGTACACAAAGGAATTTGGCGATACTGGCAAGGATATTATATACACCGACAAACCCAATGGCCCCAGGCTTCCCGATAATGCACAAGGACGTGGCGTACGGTTCAAACCGGATAGCTTTGGGCTTGAAATGACTTCCAGTGATACGCAATTCGGACATACTTTTGATGCCTGGGGTAACTGGTTTCTGGTCACCAATTACAACCATGTTTTTCATGAAGTCATTGCTGCCTCTTATCTGATGCGTAACCCGGATTTACTTATAAGTGATGCTACCCAATCGCTTTCCGACCATGCCAATGCTGCAGAAGTATTTCCGATTACACAAAATCCTCAGCACCAGTTGCTCACGGATTTAGGTGTGATTACCTCTGCCTGTGGAATCAATTATTATCAGGGTGGCGCTTTTCCTCCCGGATTTGATAGTGTCACTTTTGTGGCGGAACCAGTCAGCAACCTGATTCATGCCGACCGTATCCAACCCAAAGGAGCCAGTTTTACTGCCAGCCGCCTGCGTCCCAAACAGGAGTTCCTGGCTTCTACGGATGCCTGGTTTCGTCCGGTAAACCTATATACTGGTCCGGATGGGGCGATGTATGTGGTGGATTATTACCGGCAAATTATAGAACATCCGGAATGGATGGCCGAGGACGTAGTAAAATCTGGCGCTTTATATAATGGTACTGATAAGGGCCGCATTTACCGTATCTCTAAAAGAGATGCCAAACCAGCTGACTGGACCAAAGGACTTTCTCTGGGTGATGCTACCGATGATCAGTTGATAGAATATCTGGCCAGTTCCAATATCTGGTGGCGCAGGAATGCCCAGCGCCTGCTGATAGACCGTGGAAGTAAAAATACTATTACGGCTTTAACAAAAATGGCCCAACAGGCTAGCTCACCCCTTGGCCGTTTACATGCCTTATGGACCCTGGAAGGAATGGGAGAGTTACAGTCAGAACTCATTACGAAAGCTTTACAGGATGCTGTTCATGGTGTAAGAGTGAATGCGATTAAGCTGGCAGAACTTCACTTAGAAACTACGCCCACCTTAGCCGAACCACTTGTTGCTATGCAAACAGATACAGATGCCAAAGTAAGATATCAGTTGCTTTGCACACTCGGTTTTATCAATACACCAGAGGCAGATCAGGCCAGGCAAAAACTGTTGTTCCGGGATATAAATGATAACTGGGTTCAAATTGCAGCTCTCTCTGCCCCTGCTTCCCAGCAAAGCGGTTTGCTGGATGCGGTACTTAAGCAATTCAATCCGGATAATCCGGCGCATGCATCGCTTGTCAGCCGCTTAAGTGCCATGGCTGGTGCCAGTCAGAAAGCAGAACGGATACATCCTCTGATTGAAAAAGCGACGGCGCCGATGGGAGAAAAAGCCAGTATCTGGCAGGCTTCTATTCTGGAAGGGCTCGCGAAAGGGCTCAAAAGCAAAGAAACAAAAGCTGGTTTCTGGCAAGAAGAGAAAAAACTTTTAACTAAAACCTGTGTGAATCATCCTTCTATTGGGGTCCGCAAAGGGTCATTGGCCATGCTCAAGGTAATTGGCCTTCCGGAAAAAGCACAAACTCAAATGGCTATGCAACAAGCCTTGAAACAGGCAGGCAACCACCAGCTTCCGGAGGAAGAAAGGGCACAAGCCATCCTTTTTCTGTCCCTTATTAATCCTGAGCCATATTTTTCCTTTCTTACCACCTGCATTAGTCCTGAAGAACCATTGCCGGTTCAATCTGCCGCCTTAGAGGCCATGAGTACTATTCCCGGTCAGAAGGTAGGCCATTATGTGATTGAGCAATGGACTTCTCTTACCCCAGATATGCGGGATATGGCCATCAATACCTTTATGTCTGATCCGGAGCGGATTCAATTGCTACTGGATGCACTGGAAAAAGGGCAAATTCAGTCTTCCAGTCTAGGCTGGCGCAGAAGTGTACACCTAATGTCCTATGAAGACGAGAAATTACGCAACCGGGCAAGAATGTTATTAACCAAACAGGATAGTTCCAAACCAGAAGTAATTAGTCAGTATCAGGCGGCACTTACCATGACAGGGAAGGCGGAACAAGGCAAACTTGTATTTCAAAAAAATTGCACAGTTTGCCACCAGATGGAAGGAAATGGTACTGCATTTGGCCCGGAACTGAGTTCAATTAAAAACCGGCCACCAGCTTCCATTATGAATGATATCTTGAATCCCAATGCTTCAATAGCAGATGGCTATGATCTCTGGACAGTGGAATTAAAAAATGGAGAATCCCTGCAAGGAATTATTGCCACGGAAACGCCTACAGCCATCACCCTTCGAAATGCAGGTGGTCAGGAAAATACAGTAGCCCGTCAGGATATTAAAAGTTTAACAGCTCTTACTATATCCGCCATGCCTGCTGGCTTAGAAAAGCAAATCAACCAGCAGGATATGGCTGACTTACTAGCGTACATCCGGCAGATAAAGTAA
- a CDS encoding polysaccharide deacetylase family protein — protein sequence MQTASKFILFTLLLLQTIYSAAQQKTTVSWPESKRMALSLSFDDGRMSQVDKGTALLDEYGVKATFYVVPSAVQQRLEGWKKAVASGHEIGNHSLNHPCTGNFAWSRQKALEEYSLEKMRSELIEANRMIKSLIGVTPAVFAYPCGQTFVGRGTQTKSYVPVIAELFSSGRLWLSEGPNEPLFCDMAQLTGMEMDGKNFDQIRPLLERARETGQWVVLAGHEMNDSGDQTTKLAMLRELIAYAQNPANGIWLAPVGTVSGYIQKTKGNK from the coding sequence ATGCAAACCGCTTCAAAATTTATCCTGTTCACTCTCCTTCTACTTCAAACCATTTACAGTGCCGCCCAGCAAAAAACAACCGTTTCCTGGCCAGAAAGCAAACGAATGGCTTTAAGTTTGAGCTTTGATGATGGCCGGATGAGCCAGGTGGACAAAGGTACAGCGCTCCTCGATGAATATGGCGTAAAAGCTACTTTTTATGTAGTGCCATCCGCTGTACAGCAGCGTTTAGAAGGCTGGAAAAAAGCGGTTGCCAGCGGACATGAAATCGGCAACCATTCACTCAACCATCCCTGTACCGGCAACTTTGCCTGGTCGAGGCAAAAAGCATTGGAAGAGTATAGCCTTGAAAAGATGCGGAGTGAACTGATAGAAGCCAACCGGATGATTAAAAGCCTGATAGGAGTTACGCCAGCTGTTTTTGCCTATCCCTGCGGCCAGACTTTCGTTGGAAGAGGTACTCAAACCAAAAGCTATGTTCCGGTAATAGCAGAATTATTCTCCTCCGGAAGATTATGGCTAAGTGAGGGCCCAAATGAACCACTGTTTTGCGATATGGCACAACTCACAGGTATGGAAATGGATGGCAAGAACTTCGACCAGATCCGCCCTTTACTCGAACGGGCTAGAGAAACTGGTCAATGGGTGGTACTGGCTGGCCATGAAATGAATGATTCCGGCGACCAGACGACTAAGTTAGCTATGTTACGGGAACTGATCGCTTATGCCCAGAACCCGGCAAATGGCATCTGGCTGGCACCAGTAGGCACTGTTTCGGGCTATATTCAGAAGACTAAAGGAAATAAATAG
- a CDS encoding T9SS type B sorting domain-containing protein, which yields MKTIFLLLLLAFACPCFAQIQNLYFNSTSNIVRLDFSTPSPSPVYTGIGSGASIGEGIAHAEDRQGNIIIWVNASGVYDKNGTLMPGSAGILAHPSSSEIVLCPFPADPTKYYIFYNSEFCSSLYYAVVDMKLRAGLGKVISINNVIEAGSNFAEGLEIIRIPCSNTYWLLSYQCYSGFKRFRIDANGISAGTLIQAFNAESHNGRGELDYHNGRLGYAVTYKNRIFLADFDPITGQLSNDRTINFAATNGIYGLEFSPDASKVYATDWHNRNYFGDISSSNLFRYDFTSNTSTSWTIAYNTSKCSNTTVEGLGQIELGKDGKLYIPHVNGCQITIVDNPNEANPTFSVMDVNTILSTGVSDHIQSEFLQTIQISADQTICAGESVQLHIQGGSNYTWAPAAGMNNAGSSTPTVSPAVTTIYKVYAENIYGCRDSLQTTVYVIPKPQVNITSAQGTIICGESTLKLKTSAGFASYQWYYNGELLNDISGDSLLISEAGKYYVVVQESQKNCAGTSQEIIISKSPAVTATVSIDGKAKICSGETTLLTSTQHNGYSYQWYKNNQLLTGETSSQLLVKNEGNYAVQITNSQQCSALSQPVAIQVVEYPQVLLPSDTLVCGNTPLILYAGNPVNGYSYLWQDNSTENTLTVTQSGEYTVQVSNSTCTSTGKIQVQMLNPDLVEIPNVITPNKDQSNEFFVVKNGFGKIHLTIYNRWGKEVYHSNDYQNNWNAAGLTNGAYFYQISGDSPCFGTWKGIISVLR from the coding sequence ATGAAAACAATATTTTTACTTTTGTTGCTTGCCTTTGCCTGCCCTTGTTTCGCCCAGATTCAAAATCTGTATTTCAACAGCACTTCCAACATTGTCCGGCTTGATTTCTCAACACCCTCTCCCTCTCCTGTATACACTGGCATTGGTTCTGGAGCCAGTATCGGAGAAGGCATAGCCCATGCTGAAGACAGACAGGGTAATATTATCATCTGGGTGAATGCCAGTGGTGTGTATGATAAGAACGGAACGTTGATGCCAGGTTCTGCAGGTATTCTGGCTCATCCTTCATCTTCTGAAATAGTACTTTGTCCGTTTCCAGCCGATCCAACAAAGTATTATATTTTCTATAATAGTGAATTCTGTTCCAGCCTTTATTATGCGGTAGTGGATATGAAATTACGGGCGGGTTTGGGAAAAGTGATCAGTATAAACAATGTGATAGAAGCCGGAAGCAATTTTGCCGAAGGATTAGAGATTATACGGATTCCCTGTAGCAATACCTACTGGCTGCTCAGCTACCAGTGTTACAGTGGTTTCAAACGGTTCAGAATAGATGCAAACGGAATCTCAGCCGGTACGCTTATTCAAGCCTTCAATGCTGAAAGTCACAATGGCCGGGGAGAACTGGATTACCACAATGGAAGGCTGGGATATGCGGTTACTTATAAAAACAGAATATTTCTGGCTGATTTCGACCCCATCACCGGACAGCTTAGTAATGATAGGACGATAAACTTTGCAGCAACCAATGGCATCTACGGGCTGGAGTTCTCACCGGATGCCTCCAAGGTATATGCCACCGACTGGCACAACCGCAACTACTTTGGTGATATCTCCTCGTCAAACTTATTCAGATACGATTTTACCTCTAATACTTCTACTTCCTGGACAATTGCTTACAATACATCTAAGTGTAGTAACACAACTGTGGAAGGTTTAGGACAAATTGAGTTAGGCAAAGACGGAAAACTATACATTCCACATGTGAATGGGTGCCAGATCACCATTGTGGATAATCCCAATGAAGCCAATCCTACTTTTAGTGTGATGGATGTGAACACCATTCTTTCTACCGGAGTATCCGATCATATCCAGTCGGAGTTTTTACAAACCATTCAAATTTCAGCCGACCAGACCATTTGTGCTGGGGAAAGTGTACAACTACATATTCAGGGAGGAAGCAATTATACATGGGCGCCTGCTGCTGGAATGAATAATGCTGGTTCTTCTACGCCTACCGTTTCTCCCGCAGTTACCACTATATACAAGGTATATGCTGAAAATATCTACGGCTGCCGGGATTCCCTGCAAACAACTGTGTATGTAATTCCCAAACCACAAGTGAACATTACTTCTGCACAGGGAACTATCATTTGTGGAGAAAGTACGCTAAAACTAAAAACTTCCGCCGGATTTGCTTCTTATCAGTGGTATTATAATGGTGAGTTGCTCAATGATATTTCTGGAGATTCTTTGCTTATAAGTGAAGCAGGAAAGTATTATGTTGTAGTACAGGAATCGCAGAAGAATTGTGCAGGAACCTCCCAGGAAATTATCATCAGTAAATCACCGGCTGTAACAGCAACTGTGAGTATTGATGGCAAAGCAAAAATCTGTTCCGGAGAAACTACCCTTCTCACATCTACGCAACATAACGGATATTCCTACCAGTGGTATAAAAACAATCAGCTTTTAACTGGCGAAACCTCTTCTCAATTGCTTGTTAAGAATGAGGGGAACTATGCGGTGCAGATTACAAATAGCCAGCAATGCTCCGCCCTTTCACAGCCGGTTGCGATACAGGTAGTTGAGTATCCTCAGGTTTTATTACCCTCCGATACATTGGTTTGCGGAAACACACCGCTCATTCTCTATGCCGGTAATCCGGTTAATGGCTACAGCTATTTGTGGCAAGATAACAGCACAGAAAATACCTTAACAGTAACCCAGAGCGGCGAATACACCGTGCAGGTAAGCAACAGCACTTGTACAAGCACCGGCAAGATACAGGTACAGATGCTTAATCCGGATCTGGTAGAAATCCCCAATGTGATTACGCCGAACAAGGATCAGTCCAATGAGTTTTTTGTCGTCAAAAACGGATTCGGCAAGATTCACCTGACCATCTACAACCGCTGGGGAAAGGAAGTATACCACAGCAACGATTACCAGAATAACTGGAATGCCGCAGGCTTAACCAACGGCGCTTACTTCTACCAGATTTCCGGAGATTCTCCCTGTTTTGGCACCTGGAAGGGAATCATCAGTGTGTTGAGGTAA